A genomic segment from Leptolyngbya boryana PCC 6306 encodes:
- a CDS encoding ATP synthase subunit B family protein, whose product MKFLRLVLVGLIVLMNFEIAPPSWAGKDFTKGADYTEVTQEMTQLLQAQNTPEQLGYTQEALQQRLAALQIQQQIIRTASKRAQCRNATNHKLAVYANLPKKTPTSIYFLEPGKITDDDWDCDGVYLPTGTIVATNPTEPSQPLTTPIAFKIVDGTQFVTSTNFQTGAIEFNVLPAKQFHAGEVAWAIPNWTQAQIDANPASQEILD is encoded by the coding sequence ATGAAATTTCTCAGACTCGTATTGGTTGGCTTGATAGTATTGATGAACTTTGAGATCGCCCCTCCTTCTTGGGCTGGCAAAGATTTCACGAAAGGTGCTGACTATACTGAAGTCACCCAAGAAATGACTCAACTGCTACAAGCACAAAATACTCCCGAACAACTCGGCTATACTCAAGAAGCTTTGCAGCAAAGATTAGCAGCTCTGCAAATTCAGCAGCAGATTATCCGAACAGCATCGAAGCGCGCACAATGCCGAAATGCTACCAATCACAAACTAGCAGTCTATGCCAATCTTCCCAAGAAAACCCCGACTTCGATTTACTTCTTAGAACCTGGCAAAATCACTGACGATGATTGGGATTGCGATGGTGTCTATCTACCAACGGGTACAATCGTTGCAACAAATCCGACTGAACCAAGCCAACCTCTAACCACACCGATTGCCTTCAAAATTGTAGATGGCACTCAGTTCGTCACTAGCACGAATTTTCAAACGGGTGCGATCGAATTTAATGTTCTTCCTGCAAAACAATTCCATGCAGGTGAAGTAGCATGGGCAATTCCAAACTGGACACAGGCACAGATTGATGCCAATCCCGCGAGTCAAGAAATCTTAGATTAA
- a CDS encoding sulfonate ABC transporter substrate-binding protein → MFTQFNVRSFFQTLPKRFRQQAKKSFTFLFTIGLGLSLVAACSSNPSTTSAPSGNTASPVANVGAIRIGYQKAATILSLLKSRGELEKALAGAGGSVTWTEFPAGPPMLEAMNAGAIDFGYTGESPPIIAQAAGTPVRYVAYDPWSPKAEAIVVRKDSPIQKIQDLKGKKVAFAKGSNTNYLVISALQSAGLSYSDITPAFLTPADARAAFEGGNVDAWAIWDPYLAVAEESAGARIIQDATGLAPNRGYYLAAQSFIEKQPQALKTLLEQVKKVSDFAKSNPAEVAKFLSPELGIDAAILEKAEKRREYGVLPLTNEVITKQQAIADAFHDIKLIPKKIAVKEAVSNGL, encoded by the coding sequence GTGTTCACCCAGTTCAACGTGCGATCTTTTTTTCAGACATTGCCGAAGAGATTTAGACAGCAAGCTAAAAAATCGTTTACATTCTTGTTCACGATCGGATTGGGTTTAAGCTTGGTTGCGGCTTGTTCTTCCAATCCTTCAACCACGTCTGCGCCTTCAGGCAATACAGCAAGTCCAGTTGCAAATGTAGGGGCGATCAGAATCGGCTATCAGAAAGCCGCAACCATTCTGAGCTTATTAAAATCCAGAGGTGAGCTAGAAAAAGCGCTTGCTGGAGCAGGAGGTTCTGTGACTTGGACAGAGTTTCCAGCAGGCCCGCCTATGCTAGAAGCGATGAATGCAGGCGCGATCGACTTTGGTTACACGGGCGAGTCTCCGCCTATCATTGCTCAAGCAGCAGGTACGCCCGTTCGATATGTGGCGTATGATCCTTGGAGTCCGAAAGCAGAAGCGATCGTCGTTCGCAAAGATTCTCCAATCCAGAAAATTCAGGATCTTAAAGGAAAGAAAGTTGCTTTTGCAAAAGGTTCCAATACAAATTATTTGGTGATCAGCGCTTTGCAGTCGGCTGGATTGAGCTATAGCGACATCACCCCAGCTTTTCTAACACCTGCGGATGCAAGAGCAGCATTTGAAGGTGGAAATGTAGACGCATGGGCGATCTGGGATCCGTATCTTGCGGTTGCAGAAGAATCAGCAGGAGCAAGAATCATCCAAGATGCGACTGGACTTGCGCCAAATCGGGGTTACTATCTCGCGGCTCAATCTTTTATTGAGAAACAGCCACAAGCTCTGAAAACATTGCTAGAGCAGGTCAAGAAAGTCAGCGACTTTGCAAAGAGTAATCCGGCAGAAGTTGCAAAATTCTTATCGCCTGAACTTGGGATTGATGCAGCAATTTTGGAAAAAGCGGAAAAACGTCGAGAGTATGGTGTACTGCCTTTGACGAATGAAGTGATTACCAAGCAACAAGCGATCGCGGATGCATTTCACGATATCAAGCTGATCCCTAAGAAAATTGCGGTGAAAGAAGCCGTTTCTAATGGACTGTGA
- the ssuC gene encoding aliphatic sulfonate ABC transporter permease SsuC — translation MGQQALRTESFKLSLGNPQIRAFLPWGFPIAVLILWQVLSSIGIIPARVLPSPSSVFLAAWNLILSGELLKHITISARRAITGFIIGGGIGFILGVLNGLFPISETLFDTTLQMLRTIPNLALLPLVILWFGIGDEARLFLVSLGVLFPIYLNTFHGIRNVDPGLIEMGRVYGLKPLQLFWKIILPGAMSSILVGVRFSLGIMWLTLIVAETIAADSGIGYMAMNAREFMQTDIVVLSILLYALFGKLADAIARALERSWLRWNPNYKNV, via the coding sequence ATGGGTCAACAAGCACTAAGAACAGAATCGTTTAAATTGTCATTAGGAAACCCGCAAATTCGGGCGTTTTTACCGTGGGGATTTCCGATCGCAGTTCTCATTCTGTGGCAAGTACTCTCTTCGATTGGAATCATTCCAGCTAGAGTACTCCCTTCACCTTCTAGTGTGTTTCTAGCTGCGTGGAATTTGATCCTATCTGGTGAATTGCTGAAACATATTACAATCAGTGCAAGACGAGCGATCACTGGATTCATTATTGGGGGCGGGATTGGCTTTATATTAGGTGTACTCAACGGTTTGTTTCCGATTTCAGAAACCTTGTTTGATACAACCTTGCAAATGCTACGAACGATTCCGAACCTGGCATTGCTTCCACTCGTGATTTTGTGGTTTGGAATTGGCGATGAAGCACGGTTATTCTTAGTATCGTTAGGAGTACTATTTCCGATTTACCTCAATACATTTCATGGAATCCGCAATGTTGATCCTGGATTGATTGAAATGGGTCGGGTCTATGGCTTGAAGCCACTGCAATTGTTTTGGAAGATTATCCTTCCAGGTGCAATGTCTTCGATTCTAGTCGGAGTACGTTTTTCACTGGGAATTATGTGGCTGACTTTGATTGTTGCAGAAACGATCGCGGCGGATTCTGGCATCGGCTACATGGCAATGAATGCGCGGGAATTTATGCAAACAGATATTGTCGTTCTGAGTATTTTGCTTTATGCATTGTTTGGGAAATTAGCAGATGCGATCGCAAGAGCATTAGAGCGATCGTGGCTCCGATGGAATCCAAACTACAAAAACGTTTAA
- a CDS encoding M15 family metallopeptidase, with protein MRQSFLSSRSLRFMLIAVLSAGFIVFVGLGLESKMASSDPATQVVQPPQPQFSVPPQRQSPPIAVTLPREKSVPSVPTVPPPPAIILSQPNPAPVTVKTAYGHLPYAENDAIRLEVVGQYVRDGYARDERLDIEAAQAFRQMAKAAKASGVLLMPLSGFREVSVQAELFARQIERKGSKEEAAKWSAPPGHSEHHTGYAIDIADQQSPESDLKISFEATRAYQWLAANAVQYGFELSFPPNNWQGVSYEPWHWRYVRSTRALQVFAAAKRPQ; from the coding sequence ATGAGGCAATCTTTTCTGTCTTCCCGATCGCTGCGATTTATGTTGATCGCAGTGCTAAGTGCGGGGTTTATTGTCTTTGTCGGGTTAGGACTTGAATCTAAGATGGCTTCTTCAGATCCTGCCACTCAAGTTGTGCAGCCCCCTCAGCCTCAGTTCTCAGTGCCGCCTCAGAGACAGTCTCCTCCGATCGCGGTTACATTACCGCGTGAAAAGAGTGTACCTTCCGTTCCAACAGTTCCACCTCCACCCGCTATCATTCTCTCGCAACCCAATCCTGCCCCCGTGACGGTAAAAACGGCTTATGGTCATCTGCCGTATGCGGAAAATGATGCCATTCGCTTAGAAGTTGTGGGTCAGTATGTGCGCGATGGTTACGCTCGTGATGAACGATTAGATATAGAAGCTGCTCAAGCCTTTCGCCAAATGGCAAAAGCGGCAAAGGCTTCGGGGGTCTTACTCATGCCACTCTCCGGATTCCGCGAGGTTTCAGTTCAAGCAGAGCTATTTGCTCGCCAGATCGAGCGCAAAGGCAGCAAAGAAGAAGCAGCAAAGTGGAGCGCGCCCCCTGGACATAGCGAGCACCATACTGGATATGCGATCGACATTGCCGATCAGCAATCTCCTGAGAGTGATCTTAAGATTAGTTTTGAAGCTACTCGTGCTTATCAATGGTTAGCAGCGAATGCCGTTCAGTACGGGTTTGAGTTATCTTTTCCGCCCAATAACTGGCAAGGAGTGAGCTATGAACCTTGGCATTGGCGCTATGTCAGAAGTACCAGAGCGCTACAAGTGTTCGCAGCAGCAAAGCGTCCTCAGTAG
- a CDS encoding serine/threonine protein kinase — translation MLNLDRTTLPPSLLNNRYQVLGVLGDGSFGMTYLVEDTLMPSARKCVVKQLKPVSDNPQVHQMVQERFQREAAVLEKLGENYDQIPRLYANFVEGNHFYLVEEWIDGVTLTQKIQSEGILNEGTVREILCGILPAIAHIHRHQIIHRDLKPDNIILRNSDRKPVLIDFGAVKETMGAIINSQTNSSHSIVVGTPGYMASEQLAGRPVYASDLYSLGMTAIYLLTGRQPQDLDSDPRTGEIHWQHYAPMISPGFAAVLNRSIHINPAARFASAEEMLTAVLALGSSTLPFGHMQPANMIAAAQPLPSIPHTQFNSTSNFSSPHSQMTPTSAPGSEWKKAVITGGIIGISILGGALLLKSQIPGVSTEVKPSASPSPVASASPSPSSSPAPSAASSPKPSPTAAAPAQPTIPALTQVTDTNATIVGEPGAKNIRSGATTSDRVLYRGIPGDRVRIIGTSRNSDGHPWYQILLPDGGTGWIAGQLVNPDRPIVQAPVSTPVQSQSSDTNATIVGQPGSKNVRSAPGTDNSVAHIAYTGDRVRILDIGNDSGGYVWYKVYFPNSGAIGWIAEQLIQRD, via the coding sequence ATGTTAAATCTCGACAGAACGACGTTACCACCTTCGCTTCTGAATAATCGCTATCAAGTCTTAGGCGTATTAGGCGATGGTAGCTTTGGCATGACCTATTTAGTAGAAGATACACTGATGCCTTCGGCACGAAAGTGTGTTGTAAAACAGCTAAAACCTGTGAGTGACAATCCACAGGTGCATCAAATGGTGCAAGAACGCTTTCAACGCGAAGCTGCCGTTCTAGAGAAACTCGGCGAGAACTACGATCAAATTCCCCGTCTCTATGCCAACTTTGTCGAAGGCAATCATTTCTACCTAGTTGAAGAATGGATTGATGGAGTCACCCTAACTCAAAAAATCCAATCTGAAGGAATATTGAACGAAGGAACAGTGCGAGAAATTCTCTGTGGGATACTGCCTGCGATCGCACATATTCACCGTCATCAAATTATTCACCGCGATCTCAAACCGGACAATATCATCCTGCGGAATAGCGATCGTAAACCAGTCTTGATTGACTTTGGTGCAGTGAAAGAAACAATGGGAGCAATCATCAACTCTCAAACGAACAGTTCACATTCGATCGTCGTTGGTACTCCCGGTTACATGGCATCTGAGCAGCTTGCAGGACGCCCCGTTTATGCAAGCGATCTCTACAGCTTGGGAATGACCGCCATCTATTTACTCACAGGTAGACAACCGCAAGATCTCGATTCTGATCCACGCACTGGAGAGATTCACTGGCAGCATTACGCTCCAATGATTAGCCCTGGATTCGCAGCAGTACTGAACCGATCAATTCACATTAATCCTGCTGCTCGGTTCGCTTCGGCTGAAGAAATGCTCACAGCAGTTCTTGCATTAGGAAGCAGCACTTTACCGTTTGGTCATATGCAGCCTGCAAACATGATTGCAGCAGCTCAACCACTTCCGAGCATTCCTCACACCCAATTTAATTCAACCTCAAACTTTTCATCTCCACACTCTCAAATGACACCTACTTCAGCTCCAGGCAGTGAATGGAAAAAAGCAGTCATCACTGGCGGCATCATCGGTATCAGCATTCTAGGCGGAGCCTTGTTGCTCAAAAGTCAAATTCCAGGCGTTTCAACCGAAGTCAAACCATCTGCTTCTCCTAGTCCCGTTGCTTCTGCGTCACCCAGTCCATCGTCGAGTCCTGCTCCGAGTGCAGCAAGCTCACCGAAACCCTCTCCGACTGCGGCAGCCCCGGCTCAACCTACCATTCCAGCTTTAACTCAGGTTACCGATACCAATGCCACGATCGTGGGTGAACCAGGCGCAAAGAACATCCGCTCTGGAGCAACAACCAGTGACCGTGTGTTGTATCGAGGCATTCCCGGCGATCGCGTTCGGATTATTGGGACTAGTCGTAATTCAGATGGGCATCCTTGGTATCAGATACTGTTACCCGATGGCGGTACAGGATGGATTGCGGGTCAACTCGTCAATCCAGATCGACCGATTGTTCAAGCTCCAGTTTCAACTCCCGTACAATCGCAGTCTTCTGACACGAATGCCACGATCGTCGGGCAACCGGGCAGCAAGAACGTTCGGAGTGCGCCAGGAACGGACAATAGTGTAGCGCACATTGCTTATACAGGCGATCGGGTTCGCATCCTCGACATCGGAAATGATTCAGGTGGCTATGTCTGGTACAAAGTCTACTTCCCGAATTCTGGCGCGATAGGCTGGATTGCCGAACAGTTAATTCAACGAGATTAG
- a CDS encoding P-loop NTPase yields the protein MRITIAVSSGKGGVGKSTIAVNLAAALKQQGASGGDAGTPIAIASPNSSAGQTFMQLEQGFKATFQENNSSKQLP from the coding sequence GTGAGAATAACGATCGCAGTTTCGAGCGGGAAAGGTGGCGTTGGCAAATCTACGATCGCGGTCAATCTTGCTGCTGCACTCAAACAACAAGGTGCGTCAGGTGGAGATGCCGGAACTCCGATTGCGATCGCATCCCCTAATTCTTCAGCAGGTCAGACTTTTATGCAACTTGAGCAAGGTTTCAAAGCAACGTTTCAGGAAAATAACTCATCGAAACAACTGCCGTAA
- a CDS encoding uroporphyrinogen-III synthase, with protein sequence MKPVFGKWCATALSLIISSAGAIAISSPSFAQSINQTPPITLVHLARQGYLQNQGIPSGSDLVQAIATGTITPEALIQAGIQNNLVPSSALNDPGYINIVQVEFQDILQRNLLSSGS encoded by the coding sequence ATGAAGCCTGTTTTTGGCAAATGGTGTGCTACAGCACTATCACTCATTATAAGTTCAGCAGGTGCGATCGCGATCTCATCTCCCAGTTTCGCCCAAAGTATTAATCAAACTCCACCGATCACGCTCGTGCATCTTGCTCGGCAAGGTTATCTTCAAAATCAAGGAATTCCTTCTGGATCAGACTTAGTGCAAGCGATCGCAACTGGCACCATTACGCCTGAGGCACTCATTCAAGCCGGAATCCAGAACAATCTAGTTCCTTCAAGCGCTTTGAATGATCCGGGCTATATCAATATCGTTCAAGTCGAATTTCAAGATATTTTGCAGAGAAATCTACTTTCTTCTGGTAGCTAG
- the ssuE gene encoding NADPH-dependent FMN reductase — protein sequence MTYVLAIAGSPSHPSRTYSLLETAAQRLESASIETKILSVRDLPAEVLAFGQYDSPALEEPKALLEKAAGIIISTPIYKASYTGVLKAFLDLLPQKALVDKIVLPIATGGTIAHLLSIEYALKPVLSELGARHFISTVYAVDKQIQRQPDGSLQLDKEIEQRLEQSLQELIVAIQSATTPQVLAHIS from the coding sequence ATGACTTATGTTTTAGCGATCGCGGGAAGTCCCTCTCATCCATCAAGAACCTACAGTCTCTTGGAAACTGCGGCTCAACGGCTAGAATCAGCTTCGATTGAGACAAAAATCCTCTCCGTCCGCGATCTGCCTGCGGAAGTACTCGCATTTGGACAATATGACAGTCCAGCTTTGGAAGAACCGAAAGCCTTGCTTGAAAAAGCAGCAGGCATTATTATTTCGACTCCAATCTACAAAGCGTCTTATACAGGCGTTCTGAAAGCATTTTTAGATTTACTGCCTCAGAAAGCGCTCGTTGATAAAATTGTCCTGCCAATTGCAACCGGAGGAACGATCGCTCATCTGCTGTCGATAGAATATGCGTTGAAGCCTGTTTTATCTGAACTTGGAGCGCGTCACTTCATCAGCACAGTTTACGCAGTCGATAAGCAAATTCAGCGACAGCCTGACGGATCGCTGCAACTTGACAAAGAAATTGAGCAACGCTTGGAACAGTCATTGCAAGAGTTGATTGTTGCGATTCAAAGTGCAACGACTCCTCAAGTGCTAGCTCATATCAGTTAA
- a CDS encoding cadmium resistance transporter, translated as MNWLEGTLMTGTAVAFATTFDDNLYLTIFFGKVNRTFCPRHVVIGEYLGFTALIGVSLVGFLGGLVISEQLLGLLGFLPIAIGASQLLKHEEDDDVVHTVSSSLKTPQARRTPQESFWATLKDPQTYRVSAVTIANGGNNIGIYVPLFATSTLPRLSVIVSICYATIGLWCFLSYHLTRQPAIAFVIARYARKVFPFVLMWIGLRIVMDNGSYQLLFP; from the coding sequence ATGAACTGGCTAGAAGGAACGTTAATGACCGGAACAGCAGTAGCATTTGCAACAACGTTTGACGACAACTTGTATTTAACGATCTTTTTCGGCAAAGTGAATCGGACTTTCTGCCCTCGTCATGTGGTCATCGGTGAGTATCTAGGATTTACAGCACTAATCGGAGTGAGCCTCGTTGGTTTTTTGGGAGGGTTAGTCATCTCTGAGCAATTGCTTGGACTACTCGGCTTTTTGCCGATCGCAATCGGGGCGAGTCAACTGCTCAAGCACGAAGAAGATGACGACGTAGTTCACACTGTCTCTAGCAGTCTCAAAACACCTCAAGCAAGACGAACACCACAAGAATCTTTCTGGGCAACGCTGAAAGACCCGCAAACCTATCGAGTGTCTGCGGTGACGATCGCAAACGGCGGTAACAATATTGGCATCTATGTTCCGCTATTCGCGACGAGTACGCTGCCTAGATTAAGCGTGATTGTGAGTATCTGTTACGCAACGATTGGACTCTGGTGTTTCCTTTCTTACCATCTGACGCGCCAACCTGCGATCGCGTTTGTGATTGCTCGGTATGCTCGAAAAGTTTTCCCCTTTGTCTTGATGTGGATCGGGCTACGGATCGTGATGGATAACGGCTCTTACCAATTGTTATTTCCTTAG
- a CDS encoding ATP-binding cassette domain-containing protein, giving the protein MTSANHGIHLKLENLRKSFHSQEVLRGIDLEVLPGQFVAIVGRSGCGKSTLLRLISSLVPPTEGSVLLDGQRSQHLNSDVRMMFQDSRLLPWQRVIDNVELGLIATKHKSHTTSRQKAREGLVSVGLGDRGKEWPAVLSGGQQQRVSLARALVSEPRLLLLDEPLGALDALTRVEMQSLLERLWQEQKFTAFLITHDVEEAVVLADRVVLIEDGQIALDISVDLPRPRQRGNAVFAKTVETLVQRVLGKHEQEWSKAEVAQLETIAK; this is encoded by the coding sequence ATGACATCAGCAAATCATGGAATTCATCTCAAGCTTGAAAACCTGAGAAAATCATTCCATTCTCAAGAAGTTTTACGAGGCATTGATCTCGAAGTATTACCAGGGCAATTTGTCGCGATCGTCGGTCGAAGTGGCTGTGGTAAAAGTACCTTATTGCGCCTCATCTCTAGCTTAGTTCCTCCAACAGAAGGAAGTGTGCTGCTGGATGGACAACGCTCACAACACCTCAATTCCGATGTGCGGATGATGTTCCAGGATTCGCGTCTACTGCCTTGGCAACGCGTCATTGATAATGTCGAACTCGGACTGATTGCCACGAAGCATAAGTCTCATACAACTTCGAGACAGAAAGCCAGAGAAGGATTAGTCTCAGTTGGACTCGGCGATCGTGGAAAAGAATGGCCTGCTGTTCTATCCGGTGGGCAACAACAGCGGGTTTCCCTTGCTAGAGCATTAGTTAGTGAACCGCGTCTATTATTGCTCGATGAGCCTCTTGGAGCCTTAGATGCGTTAACCCGTGTAGAAATGCAGAGTTTACTAGAACGACTATGGCAAGAGCAGAAATTTACAGCATTCTTGATCACGCATGACGTGGAAGAGGCAGTAGTCCTTGCTGATCGTGTAGTTCTGATCGAAGACGGTCAAATTGCACTAGATATTTCAGTCGATTTACCTCGTCCTCGGCAGCGCGGAAATGCGGTCTTTGCCAAGACTGTAGAAACTCTAGTACAGCGTGTGTTGGGAAAGCACGAGCAAGAATGGTCTAAAGCAGAAGTTGCCCAACTTGAAACAATTGCGAAGTGA
- a CDS encoding helix-turn-helix domain-containing protein, translated as MPRPRIQIAPHLTYAEIIHCLETCQDSKAKNYWTAIQLLSHPTEPMTVEQVAAMLGYSTDWVRKLAGRYNRLGSISLSEKRRNLRKRSSTTF; from the coding sequence ATGCCCCGCCCTCGCATCCAGATTGCTCCTCATCTCACTTATGCAGAGATAATACACTGCCTGGAAACTTGCCAAGATTCAAAAGCTAAAAATTATTGGACTGCGATTCAACTCTTGAGCCATCCTACTGAACCGATGACTGTAGAACAAGTCGCTGCAATGCTCGGATATTCAACAGACTGGGTGCGGAAACTTGCAGGTCGATACAATCGATTAGGCTCGATCTCACTCTCAGAAAAGCGTCGCAATCTCAGAAAAAGATCCTCAACCACTTTTTAG